A section of the Cryobacterium soli genome encodes:
- a CDS encoding bifunctional metallophosphatase/5'-nucleotidase: protein MSLTTSRPLRLAFAAMIGACLVAAPVVAVPALAAPQAPVQLNLLNINDFHGRIDANTVKFAGTVETLRAQHPDSTLVLSDGDNIGASLYASASQKDTPTIDVLNALELSVSAVGNHEFDQGFADLTGRVSDEADFDYLGANVYLAGTEDPALQEYTIREVQGVKVAIIGTVTEETPTLVSPNGISTLSFGDPVDAVNRVAAQLTDGDAENGEADVIIAEYHEGAGSGTVENATLEQELALTDSAFAKIVTQTSAAVDAIFTGHTHKQYAWNAQVPGAAPGVTRPVLQTGSYGENVGQVVLSYDPDTQSTSTVTNQNVSRSTDDDADLVNAFPRVATVKSITDAALAQAAVTGSVAVGSITAPITRASIDGAAPVVEDRSAPSTLGTLVANSLRASLSDPLKGGAEIGVVNPGGMRADLSTTPDAEVSFAEANAVLPFLNNLWTTTLTGAQFKTALEQQWQRDDEGAVPSRAYLQLGLSDNVNYTFDATRAEGDRITGIWIDGDPIDLARGYRIGSFNFLLTGGDNFRIFAQGTDTRDSGLIDRDAWISYITDNSPLSPSFAARQASVTGLPATAVKPGDSVSFSVSQLNLTSTGAPKNSQLTVAWDESSTTFAPASVDANGAATVTVTVPADAAASSVLTLTAKESGTVVRVPLAVTAAVPTPTPTPAPTTEPTPLPTTGPSAPATAPTAAAESALTAALKGTIALSDSTVAPGDTITIAVGTAFAGQYVSAWVRSTPVNLDGWKQVSAAGTITAALPTDLAAGTHRIIVQDASGAVIGWTEITVATAGTTATGLANTGLEAGPWLAGGLLMLVLGGVLLQRRRRVSMES, encoded by the coding sequence ATGTCGCTCACTACGTCCCGCCCGCTCAGGCTGGCCTTCGCCGCAATGATCGGAGCGTGCCTCGTGGCCGCTCCCGTCGTGGCAGTACCGGCGCTCGCTGCGCCGCAAGCTCCGGTGCAGCTGAACCTGCTGAACATCAACGACTTTCACGGGCGTATCGACGCCAACACCGTGAAGTTCGCCGGAACCGTCGAGACGCTGCGCGCCCAGCACCCCGACAGCACCCTGGTCCTCTCGGACGGTGACAACATCGGCGCTTCGCTGTATGCCTCTGCGTCGCAGAAGGATACCCCGACCATCGATGTGCTCAACGCCCTCGAACTGTCGGTCTCCGCCGTCGGCAACCACGAGTTCGACCAGGGCTTCGCCGACCTCACCGGCCGGGTCTCCGACGAGGCCGACTTCGACTACCTCGGGGCTAACGTCTACCTCGCCGGCACCGAGGACCCCGCCCTGCAGGAATACACGATCCGGGAGGTGCAGGGCGTGAAGGTCGCCATCATCGGCACCGTCACCGAGGAGACCCCCACCCTGGTCTCGCCCAACGGCATCTCAACCCTGAGCTTCGGCGACCCCGTCGACGCGGTCAACCGGGTCGCCGCCCAGCTCACCGACGGCGATGCCGAGAACGGCGAGGCCGACGTGATCATCGCGGAGTACCACGAGGGTGCCGGATCCGGCACGGTGGAGAACGCCACCCTCGAGCAGGAACTCGCCCTCACCGACAGCGCGTTCGCGAAGATCGTGACGCAGACCTCTGCCGCCGTCGACGCCATCTTCACCGGTCACACCCACAAGCAGTACGCCTGGAACGCCCAAGTTCCCGGCGCCGCGCCGGGCGTGACCCGCCCTGTGCTGCAGACCGGCAGCTACGGCGAGAACGTCGGCCAGGTCGTGCTCAGCTACGACCCTGACACCCAGAGCACCAGCACGGTCACCAATCAGAACGTCTCACGCAGCACCGACGACGACGCCGACCTGGTGAACGCATTCCCGCGCGTGGCCACGGTCAAGTCCATCACGGATGCCGCGCTCGCCCAGGCGGCAGTCACCGGTAGCGTCGCGGTCGGATCGATCACCGCGCCGATCACCCGCGCGTCAATCGACGGCGCCGCCCCAGTGGTCGAAGACCGGTCAGCCCCGTCGACGCTCGGTACCCTGGTGGCGAACTCGCTGCGCGCCTCCCTATCCGACCCGCTCAAGGGCGGCGCCGAGATCGGCGTTGTGAACCCCGGCGGCATGCGCGCCGATCTCTCCACCACGCCGGACGCGGAGGTCAGCTTCGCCGAGGCCAACGCGGTGCTGCCGTTCCTGAACAACCTGTGGACCACCACGCTCACCGGCGCCCAGTTCAAGACGGCTCTCGAGCAGCAGTGGCAGCGTGACGACGAAGGCGCCGTGCCCAGTCGCGCGTACCTGCAGCTTGGCCTCTCCGACAACGTGAACTATACGTTCGACGCGACCCGCGCCGAGGGTGACCGCATCACCGGCATCTGGATCGACGGCGACCCCATCGACCTCGCCCGCGGTTACCGGATCGGCTCGTTCAACTTCCTGCTCACCGGCGGCGACAACTTCCGGATCTTCGCGCAGGGCACCGACACCCGGGACTCCGGTCTGATCGACCGGGACGCCTGGATCTCCTACATCACCGACAACAGCCCGCTGTCACCGTCGTTCGCGGCCCGCCAGGCCTCCGTCACCGGTCTGCCGGCCACGGCCGTCAAGCCCGGCGACAGCGTCAGCTTCTCCGTCTCGCAGCTGAACCTCACCTCCACCGGCGCGCCGAAGAACAGCCAGCTCACCGTGGCCTGGGACGAAAGCAGCACGACCTTCGCTCCGGCATCCGTTGACGCCAACGGCGCCGCCACCGTCACCGTCACGGTGCCGGCCGACGCCGCCGCCAGCAGCGTCCTCACCCTGACGGCCAAGGAATCCGGCACCGTCGTGCGGGTGCCCCTCGCGGTCACCGCAGCGGTACCGACCCCGACCCCGACGCCCGCTCCGACGACGGAACCGACCCCGCTGCCGACGACGGGACCGTCGGCACCGGCCACAGCGCCCACGGCTGCCGCCGAGTCCGCGCTGACGGCGGCCCTCAAGGGCACCATCGCGCTGTCCGACTCCACCGTGGCGCCCGGCGACACCATCACCATCGCCGTGGGCACCGCCTTCGCCGGTCAGTACGTCTCCGCCTGGGTACGGTCCACGCCGGTCAACCTCGATGGATGGAAGCAGGTCAGCGCCGCGGGCACCATCACAGCCGCCCTGCCGACCGACTTGGCCGCGGGAACCCACCGCATCATCGTGCAGGACGCCTCCGGTGCCGTGATCGGCTGGACCGAGATCACGGTCGCCACGGCCGGCACCACCGCGACGGGCCTGGCGAACACCGGGCTCGAGGCCGGCCCCTGGCTGGCCGGCGGCCTGCTGATGCTCGTGCTCGGTGGCGTGCTGCTGCAGCGTCGTCGCCGGGTTTCGATGGAATCGTAA